In Cryptomeria japonica chromosome 10, Sugi_1.0, whole genome shotgun sequence, a genomic segment contains:
- the LOC131036208 gene encoding uncharacterized protein LOC131036208, producing the protein MALHTKKAACFAMSGITVVSVFCYRFVTKHPFISSLLCSLGVLYICYPKVFFFLVSSSPVLVSTALLLGTLLSLGQPHIPQIDDLDEEEEDNLEASSKALEDDEDEKKRSINIVDETSGDDDPLLQRTDVNDDASYVVTDAPVTKVLRRRFEEGIDDFSARRYIDSETLLGRRTEIVETIEEEEEQSNVEDLDDSDDRIRNDALPESVDFTPIHKRKVEEVAATEDKGAATAVDEFNHIVETNLEKEPENMAHKGEISEKTGEEATLEGVGGHAIEGNIKEAHESEDLAKSIHFSDTETMIERSLEKPMKEIEEEMPLLGHPSSSTPEINEEVLHPRKVDVDSSEGTSESQGINDNAEATVRDEPQAKVSDDVEVENAQKPSLENFFSLELRSSWKRFTQRHSPSDSGSDAAESISSDASLGQLDPMFDEHHPLLAYEGSKASSVSNSSVEEGFHVEDFSPREPVSEGFVAFPDEPQVPSDVHEDEEEEEEEASNDFGFTWTEDDEKNLRDLGLSERERMQQEERLIVNPHVQNPQGAQEENLIDFYSEERVSHIEEENLVEIGIAGETAAKTAVAINSESVDHQPEGKIGSASKEIALEMCLNSSNREIPANVHFDSGHEEQTTELQCDQVHKENPNALLEDNSSLDNLDKYMPNDLESPEDQSQPSGDAFLAEARQEMAHVEASSIKEIESAPKGVIVEDVENMLEEIQVNFPKSSLQSTETSEVAQLTSSTKDQMHEEGVLADVASIQEQSKSHKNTVLDDDLNSSSSSVDETEKESAAVQEECGVISPENSGDHSQDVEADNVFPAPVHEIQRESMDTVVENLSTEEHESRWEENKEASDDLKNSENHSQDVEMKDMLSVPVVEIPRETIDTVAEVHSTEEYDSGEKEGKEASDDSSSSASEKIDVTAMEVMVDKSAVMDEDIKVLSPKDFSESMEMIEPFSQDASLATEVLRDDSTTLVEEAFSENQHEKMEATHYDLSSPASGEFDLATGELTAEDSTYKHDVVQIESLKVEEQPKEKERAIEEDSSLETEKTEKRLKDTSCSASAETESTSGEFLEGVVGKHEEINEVPLKISQGSTEITEAVLGDNLPTAREMDFSEAQGVKLEEHKELSDDDDLSFSATNIATSDNQGLIMLDVKSKEELASVFEHVVSHELDATNTATSDNQGLIMLDVKSKEELESVSEHVVSHELDNKYEESHLVPSETDQESTATIEQGEQDSTLQMHMPRDAFSEDAVSEEQQPVPEETKNTSDDSSSSASDISSFERIEELTSTEINSKEQIEAALKEAIAEEVSHKNKEVQFGTRSIPEEEERQPVPEEIANTSDDSSSSASDISSFERIEELTSLEINSKEQIEAALKEAIAEEVSHKNKEVQFSPTLVSERPTETFEPTILESPPEIDMQRDVSPSDIPSTSLTEEYHSESEKTVEACNDMNSAAMEVRKRPSSDGGEIQ; encoded by the coding sequence ATGGCATTGCATACAAAGAAAGCAGCATGCTTTGCGATGAGTGGTATTACTGTAGTGTCAGTATTTTGCTATAGATTTGTTACAAAACATCCTTTCATCTCGTCCCTGCTCTGCAGTCTTGGGGTGTTGTATATATGTTATCCCAAggtgtttttctttttggtttcaTCTTCCCCTGTTCTTGTCTCAACTGCTCTATTGCTGGGAACACTTCTTAGCCTTGGGCAGCCGCATATACCTCAGATTgatgatttagatgaagaggaagaagataatTTAGAAGCGTCAAGCAAAGCccttgaggatgatgaagatgagaagaagaggaGCATTAACATCGTCGATGAAACAAGTGGTGATGATGATCCACTACTTCAGAGAACAGATGTTAATGACGATGCTAGTTATGTTGTCACAGATGCTCCTGTCACAAAGGTGTTGAGGCGAAGATTCGAGGAAGGGATAGATGATTTCTCTGCAAGACGGTATATTGATTCAGAAACTCTTCTGGGAAGGAGGACAGAGATTGTAGAAACgattgaagaagaggaagagcaaTCTAACGTGGAAGACTTGGATGATAGTGATGATCGAATTAGAAATGATGCACTTCCTGAAAGTGTGGATTTCACACCAATCCACAAAAGGAAAGTGGAAGAAGTTGCAGCAACTGAAGACAAAGGAGCAGCAACCGCCGTTGATGAATTCAATCATATTGTTGAAACTAATTTGGAGAAGGAACCAGAAAATATGGCTCATAAAGGGGAAATATCAGAGAAAACTGGGGAGGAAGCTACCCTGGAAGGTGTAGGAGGGCATGCCATAGAAGGTAATATAAAGGAAGCACATGAAAGCGAAGATCTTGCAAAATCTATCCATTTCAGTGATACAGAGACTATGATTGAGAGATCTTTAGAAAAACCAATGAAGGAAATTGAGGAAGAAATGCCTCTACTAGGCCATCCAAGCTCTTCAACTCCCGAGATCAATGAAGAGGTCCTCCATCCAAGAAAGGTAGACGTTGATTCCTCTGAAGGGACCTCTGAATCACAAGGCATCAACGACAATGCTGAAGCTACAGTCAGGGATGAGCCTCAAGCAAAGGTTTCAGATGATGTAGAGGTAGAAAATGCCCAGAAGCCTTCCCTTGAGAATTTCTTCTCATTAGAGTTGCGTTCCTCTTGGAAGAGATTTACACAGCGTCATAGTCCATCAGATTCTGGTTCAGATGCTGCAGAGAGTATATCTTCAGATGCTTCATTGGGTCAATTAGATCCCATGTTTGATGAACACCATCCACTCTTAGCATATGAGGGATCCAAGGCATCTTCGGTAAGTAATAGTAGTGTTGAAGAAGGGTTTCATGTGGAAGATTTCTCTCCAAGAGAACCGGTTTCTGAAGGCTTCGTTGCATTCCCAGATGAGCCTCAAGTTCCATCTGATGTACATGAAgacgaggaagaggaagaggaggaagcaTCTAATGATTTTGGGTTCACATGGACTGAAGATGATGAGAAAAATCTCAGGGATCTTGGACTTTCAGAGAGGGAGAGAATGCAACAAGAAGAAAGACTTATTGTTAATCCACATGTCCAGAATCCTCAAGGAGCTCAGGAagaaaatttgattgatttttaCTCAGAAGAGAGAGTTTCACATATAGAAGAGGAGAATTTGGTGGAGATTGGTATTGCAGGGGAAACAGCAGCAAAGACAGCAGTTGCAATTAACTCTGAATCTGTAGATCACCAACCTGAAGGGAAGATTGGCTCAGCAAGCAAAGAGATTGCACTTGAAATGTGTCTCAACTCGAGCAACAGAGAGATTCCTGCCAATGTGCATTTCGATTCAGGACATGAAGAACAAACAACTGAGCTTCAGTGCGATCAGGTACACAAAGAGAACCCAAATGCCTTGCTAGAAGATAATAGCTCTCTTGATAACCTAGATAAGTACATGCCAAATGATTTAGAATCACCAGAAGATCAAAGCCAACCATCGGGAGATGCCTTCCTGGCTGAAGCTCGTCAAGAAATGGCCCATGTTGAGGCTAGCTCTATCAAAGAAATTGAATCAGCACCAAAAGGTGTCATTGTAGAGGATGTAGAAAATATGCTTGAAGAAATTCAGGTTAATTTTCCAAAGAGTTCTCTACAATCCACTGAAACAAGTGAAGTAGCTCAGCTGACTTCTTCTACCAAAGATCAGATGCATGAAGAAGGTGTACTTGCTGATGTTGCTTCAATACAAGAACAATCAAAATCCCACAAAAACACAGTGCTTGATGATGATTTAAATTCTTCATCTTCATCGGTTGATGAAACTGAAAAAGAATCAGCAGCTGTGCAAGAAGAATGTGGGGTTATTTCTCCAGAGAACTCTGGAGATCACAGTCAAGATGTTGAAGCAGATAATGTGTTCCCTGCTCCTGTTCATGAGATTCAGCGGGAAAGTATGGACACCGTTGTAGAAAATCTTTCTACAGAGGAACATGAATCCAGATGGGAGGAAAACAAAGAGGCATCTGATGATCTGAAGAACTCTGAAAATCACAGTCAAGATGTTGAAATGAAAGATATGTTATCTGTTCCTGTCGTGGAGATTCCGAGGGAAACTATAGACACTGTTGCAGAAGTTCATTCTACTGAGGAATATGATTCTGGAGAGAAAGAAGGCAAAGAGGCATCTGATGATTCAAGTTCTTCTGCATCAGAGAAAATTGACGTGACTGCAATGGAAGTGATGGTGGATAAATCTGCAGTTATGGATGAAGATATTAAAGTCCTTTCCCCTAAGGATTTTTCAGAATCAATGGAAATGATTGAACCATTCAGCCAAGATGCTTCTTTAGCAACAGAGGTGCTGAGAGATGATTCAACTACACTTGTAGAAGAAGCTTTCTCTGAGAACCAACATGAAAAAATGGAAGCAACACATTATGATTTAAGCTCTCCTGCATCAGGCGAGTTTGATTTGGCAACAGGGGAACTTACTGCAGAGGATTCTACCTATAAGCATGATGTGGTACAAATTGAGTCTCTCAAGGTGGAAGAACAACCAAAAGAGAAAGAGCGCGCAATTGAGGAAGATTCTAGCCTAGAGACTGAGAAAACTGAGAAACGCTTAAAGGACACAAGCTGTTCGGCATCAGCAGAAACAGAATCAACATCTGGTGAGTTTCTTGAAGGGGTAGTTGGTAAACATGAAGAAATTAATGAAGTTCCTCTGAAGATCTCTCAAGGATCAACTGAAATAACGGAAGCTGTGCTTGGGGATAATTTACCAACTGCCAGGGAGATGGATTTTTCAGAAGCGCAAGGAGTAAAATTGGAGGAGCATAAAGAACTatctgatgatgatgatttgagctTTTCCGCAACAAATATAGCTACTTCTGATAACCAAGGGTTGATAATGCTTGATGTCAAGTCCAAGGAGGAACTTGCATCAGTCTTTGAGCATGTGGTTTCACATGAATTGGACGCAACAAATACAGCTACTTCTGATAACCAAGGGTTGATAATGCTTGATGTCAAGTCCAAGGAGGAACTTGAATCAGTCTCTGAGCATGTGGTTTCACATGAATTGGACAATAAATATGAAGAAAGTCATTTAGTTCCTTCAGAGACTGATCAGGAATCTACTGCAACAATTGAACAAGGTGAGCAAGATTCTACTCTTCAAATGCATATGCCCAGAGATGCTTTTAGCGAAGATGCTGTATCAGAAGAACAACAACCAGTACCAGAAGAGACCAAAAACACATCTGATGATTCCAGCTCTTCTGCATCAGACATAAGCTCGTTTGAAAGGATAGAGGAACTGACCAGTACTGAGATTAATTCTAAAGAGCAAATTGAAGCAGCTCTCAAGGAAGCTATTGCAGAAGAAGTATCCCATAAGAACAAGGAGGTTCAATTCGGTACCAGAAGTAtcccagaagaagaagaacgacAACCAGTACCAGAAGAGATTGCAAACACATCTGATGATTCCAGCTCTTCTGCATCAGACATAAGCTCGTTTGAAAGGATAGAGGAACTGACCAGTCTTGAGATTAATTCTAAAGAGCAAATTGAAGCAGCTCTCAAGGAAGCTATTGCAGAAGAAGTATCCCATAAGAACAAGGAGGTTCAATTCAGTCCTACACTAGTTTCCGAGAGACCCACTGAAACATTTGAACCAACAATACTAGAATCTCCTCCAGAGATAGACATGCAGAGAGATGTTTCGCCTTCTGATATACCAAGCACCTCGCTGACAGAAGAGTACCATTCAGAATCTGAGAAAACTGTAGAAGCATGTAATGACATGAATTCTGCTGCAATGGAAGTAAGGAAAAGACCTTCATCTGATGGTGGGGAGATTCAGTAG
- the LOC131859364 gene encoding uncharacterized protein LOC131859364 yields MKLDVPMYGGKMDNEDVLDWIDALDNYFDFKEVLEDQKMNLAKTKLKGSTLTWWNCTQSDKMRRGKLKINNWDKMVAKVKAQFLLGDYEVQNFKRLQNLKQKEMDVMTYIEEFHKLSLRVGHHEDEVEKIARYVNGLRHSIQDELSLTTPRSAEECFQLATRAKEKIKRRQEQQAKCRERRTQIIHEEEAKSVNSPSLQATPETGEALLMRKTLIKVPTIKEPPQRKSLFRTTCKVQGKVCKVVVDFDSTDNLFVVEMVEKLKLKRIPHTTPYKVSWLKKGHQVLANEQFWVEFKIGAYEDKILCDIILMDVCHILLGRPWQYDREAQHDGQKNVYVIKKGGVSFTLTPLKEDGSAVHEGPSAMVVKEMQFMKNLEEEDCGYAIVGKPISEATNNDNKEVPKEVQTLLDKYEGIVVKELPNSLPPIRDVSHHIDLIPSASLPNKATYKMIPQQNEIKNQVQELLDKGFVRKCLSPCDVPTVLAPKTDGDWRLSTDLRATNKITIRYRFPIPQMENLMDSLAGARTKEDHLRHLDMVLGRLDEEKLMINLKKCEWMKEELAEVLAVTRAQAKMASYPDPRIEMERVREARAKITKEMTAQERNSGEATSTSQTKGEENILRQNLQMEVPMRFQDLLETMPHLKMAILNVVPTQSYQAKKAEISIVDPMLLVVNSGRHPAVVEMGILGTTLMDTFVDGGSGVNVLPEEKWKKLGNPTLWPPTFNLLGEDQHGIKLLGTLMAQHVMIDT; encoded by the exons ATGAAATTGGACGTGCCCATGTATGGTGGCAAGATGGACAATGAGGACgtgctagattggatagatgccCTTGATAACTATTTTGACTTCAAGGAGGTTCTGGAGGACCAAAAGATGAACTTGGCCAAGACTAAGTTGAAGGGGTCAACACTGACTTGGTGGAATTGCACTCAATCAGATAAGATGAGAAGAGGAAAGCTCAAGATTAACAATTGGGACAAAATGGTAGCAAAGGTGAAGGCCCAATTTCTATTGGGTGATTATGAGGTCCAAAATTTTAAGAGGTTGCAAAACTTAAAGCAAAAAGAAATGGATGTGATGACATATATAGAGGAGTTCCATAAATTGAGCCTGAGGGTAGGGCACcatgaagatgaagtggagaaAATAGCAAGATATGTAAATGGGTTGAGACATAGCATACAAGATGAGTTGAGTCTAACTACCCCTAGGAGTGCAGAGGAATGTTTTCAGTTAGCCACAAGAGCAAAAGAGAAGATTAAAAGGAGGCAAGAGCAGCAGGCCAAATGTAGAG AAAGGAGGACACAAATTATTCATGAGGAAGAGGCAAAAAGTGTGAATTCACCTTCATTGCAGGCAACACCTGAGACTGGAGAAGCTTTGCTTATGAGGAAGACATTGATCAAAGTCCCAACCATCAAGGAACCACCACAAAGAAAATCTTTATTTAGAACCACATGTAAGGTacaaggaaaggtatgtaaagtggTAGTTGATTTCGATTCCACTGATAATTTATTTGTAGTAGAGATGGTAGAGAAGTTAAAACTAAAGAGGATCCCTCACACCACACCATATAAGGTGTCTTGGCTAAAGAAGGGTCATCAAGTACTTGCCAATGAGCAGTTTTGGGTGGAGTTCAAAATTGGTGCTTAtgaggataaaattttgtgtgatatcATTCTCATGGATGTGTGCCACATTTTACTTGGCAGACCTTGGCAATATGACAGGGAGGCCCAACATGATGGGCAAAAGAATGTCTATGTCATCAAGAAAGGGGGAGTATCGTTTACACTTACCCCACTAAAGGAAGATGGGAGTGCAGTCCATGAAGGACCTAGTGCAATGGTGGTGAAGGAGATGCAGTTCATGAAGAACCTGGAAGAAGAGGATTGTGGATATGCCATTGTGGGGAAACCAATTTCAGAAGCAACAAATAATGACAACAAGGAAGTACCTAAGGAGGTTCAAACCCTACTTGACAAGTATGAGGGCATTGTGGTGAAGGAGTTGCCAAATTCCTTGCCTCCCATCCGTGATGTGAGTCATCATATTGACCTAATCCCTAGTGCAAGTCTTCCCAATAAGGCAACATACAAAATGATACCTcaacaaaatgagataaaaaatcAAGTGCAAGAATTGCTAGATAAGGGTTTCGTAAGGAAATGTTTAAGCCCATGTGATGTGCCAACTGTTTTGGCACCCAAAACAGATGGAGATTGGAGGCTTAGTACAGATTTAAGGGCTACCAACAAGATAACCATTAGATATAGATTCCCCATTCCCCAGATGGAAAATCTTATGGACAGTCTGGCCGGAGCAag GACAAAGGAAGACCATTTGAGACACTTGGACATGGTGTTAGGGAGGTTGGATGAAGAGAAATTGATGATCAATCTCAAGAAGTGTGAATGGATGAAGGAAGAGTTG GCAGAGGTATTGGCGGTTACGAGGGCTCAGGCAAAGATGGCCTCCTACCCAGACCCCCGCATAGAAATGGAAAGAGTACGAGAAGCAAGGGCGAAGATTACTAAGGAGATGACTGCACAAGAGAGAAATAGTGGGGAGGCCACAAGCACGTCCCAAACAAAGGGGGAAGAAAACATCCTGAGGCAAAACTTGCAAATGGAGGTACCCATGAGATTCCAAGACCTCCTCGAAACCATGCCACACTTAAAAATGGCTATCCTAAATGTTGTGCCCACACAAAGTTACCAAGCGAAGAAGGCTGAAATCTCTATAGTCGACCCAATGTTGTTAGTTGTTAACAGTGGACGCCACCCAGCCGTGGTAGAAATGGGAATCCTTGGGACCACCCTAATGGACACCTTCGTGgacggagggtcaggagtaaatgtgctCCCAGAGGAGAAATGGAAGAAACTGGGGAACCCCACGTTGTGGCCCCCCACATTTAATCTATTGGGAGAAGACCAGCATGGGATTAAACTCCTCGGGACACTCATGGCACAACATGTGATGATCGACACATAG